Proteins co-encoded in one Pocillopora verrucosa isolate sample1 chromosome 1, ASM3666991v2, whole genome shotgun sequence genomic window:
- the LOC131788214 gene encoding transmembrane protein 19 has protein sequence MVIHYFLARASFAVFSCLVIVRNGLKKQSLDFSGAFAAVIVGFILTLSNLCFFASCITFFLTSSKLTKFKSDVKEKIEDDFKKGGQRNWIQVFCNGGIPTLLALFYMIDVGIGEHAIDYAKDFTASVLSVSVLGSFACSCGDTWASEIGTVMSSHVPLLITTFSKVPVGTNGGVTITGTIASILGGTVIGIAYYITLLTLLTIRRIIAVPPQWPIILIGCLGGFLGSAFDSILGATLQYSGYCSVKKCVVHKPSPTVKHISGRAILDNHAVNFVSSLLISVVMPVIGYFLWRGLM, from the exons ATGGTTATTCATTACTTTCTAGCAAGAGCTTCCTTCGCTGTTTTTTCGTGTCTGGTTATTGTAAGAAACGGTCTGAAGAAACAATCACTCGATTTCTCGGGTGCCTTCGCTGCTGTTATAGTTGGGTTTATATTGACTCTGAGCAACTTGTGTTTCTTCGCCTCCTGCATAACCTTTTTCCTAACGAGCTCTAAATTAACGAAGTTTAAATCGGACGTGAAGGAAAAAATCGAAGACGATTTCAAAAAAG GAGGCCAAAGAAATTGGATTCAAGTCTTTTGTAATGGTGGCATCCCAACATTACTGGCTCTATTCTACATGATCGATGTTGGTATTGGCGAACATGCGATTGATTATGCAAAGGATTTTACTGCATCAGTGCTTTCGGTTTCTGTGCTTGGATCATTCGCTTGTAGCTGTGGTGACACGTGGGCCTCAGAAATAGGAACAGTGATGAGTTCACACGTTCCTTTGCtcataacaacattttcaaaggTCCCTGTTGGTACAAATGGAGGAGTCACAATAACAGGAACCATAGCAAGCATCCTTGGAGGCACAGTGATTGGGATTGCCTACTATATAACTTTACTGACGTTATTGACTATCCGTAGAATTATAGCTGTTCCGCCTCAATGGCcaattattttgattggttgtttaGGAGGCTTTTTGGGATCAGCATTTGACTCTATACTAGGAGCCACTCTTCAGTACTCAGGGTATTGTTCAGTGAAGAAATGTGTGGTTCACAAGCCATCCCCAACAGTTAAACACATATCTGGACGAGCCATCCTGGACAATCATGCTGTTAACTTTGTATCTAGTCTTCTGATAAGTGTTGTAATGCCTGTAATAGGATACTTTCTATGGAGAGGGTTGATGTAA
- the LOC131788253 gene encoding bcl-2 homologous antagonist/killer-like, protein MASGGGDSGENNQDIPPNEDERTVFQDTEGIFRHFMFQRYQDETQRGEEHGEMDSPSASARPDALEELRSCNDIHPFSQHVPVIGRRLGEIGDEIDAKYKDQFKDMIDSLSLTPATAYETFAAVARRLFRTGINWGRVVALLCFGYEIAVTVIRRGFSGSFLRRIIRFVVDFIFKERIARWIAQHGGWRAVMDFRLSEPSWYTVGIVLLLGTMAVFLATRKT, encoded by the exons ATGGCTTCAGGTGGAGGAGACTCTGGTGAAAATAATCAGGATATTCCGCCTAACGAGGACGAAAGAACTGTATTCCAAGATACTGAAGGGATTTTCAGACATTTTATGTTCCAACGCTATCAGGATGAGACACAAAGAGGAGAAGAGCATGGTGAAATGGACAGTCCTTCGGCCAGCGCACGTCCAGACGCGCTGGAAGAATTGCGTTCTTGCAATGACATCCATCCATTTTCACAGCATGTACCAGTTATCGGTAGACGCCTCGGAGAGATAGGCGATGAAATAGATGCTAAATACAAAGATCAATTCAAGGATATGATAGACTCATTAAGCCTAACGCCAGCAACGGCCTACGAGACATTTGCCGCAGTCGCTCGGAGGTTGTTTCGTACAGGTATAAACTGGGGAAGAGTGGTTGCTCTTCTTTGCTTTGGCTACGAAATTGCCGTGACTGTCATACGCAGAGGTTTTAGTGGTAGTTTTCTACGTAGAATCATACGATTTGTGGTGGATTTTATCTTCAAAGAGCGGATCGCTCGCTGGATTGCTCAGCATGGAGGATGG agAGCTGTGATGGATTTTCGCCTGTCAGAACCCAGCTGGTACACAGTTGGTATTGTGCTTTTGTTAGGAACCATGGCTGTTTTCTTGGCCACTCGGAAAACATGA